The Mastomys coucha isolate ucsf_1 unplaced genomic scaffold, UCSF_Mcou_1 pScaffold4, whole genome shotgun sequence genome has a segment encoding these proteins:
- the Pip5k1c gene encoding phosphatidylinositol 4-phosphate 5-kinase type-1 gamma isoform X3: MELEVPDEAESAEAEAVTAEAAWSAESGAAAGMTQKKAGLAEAPLVTGQPGPGHGKKLGHRGVDASGETTYKKTTSSTLKGAIQLGIGYTVGNLSSKPERDVLMQDFYVVESIFFPSEGSNLTPAHHFQDFRFKTYAPVAFRYFRELFGIRPDDYLYSLCNEPLIELSNPGASGSVFYVTSDDEFIIKTVMHKEAEFLQKLLPGYYMNLNQNPRTLLPKFYGLYCVQSGGKNIRVVVMNNVLPRVVKMHLKFDLKGSTYKRRASKKEKEKSLPTYKDLDFMQDMPEGLLLDSDTFGALVKTLQRDCLVLESFKIMDYSLLLGVHNIDQQERERQAEGAQSKADEKRPVAQKALYSTAMESIQGGAARGEAIETDDTMGGIPAVNGRGERLLLHIGIIDILQSYRFIKKLEHTWKALVHDGDTVSVHRPSFYAERFFKFMSSTVFRKSSSLKSSPSKKGRGALLAVKPLGPTAAFSASQIPSEREDVQYDLRGARSYPTLEDEGRPDLLPCTPPSFEEATTASIATTLSSTSLSIPERSPSDTSEQPRYRRRTQSSGQDSRPQEEPHAEDLQKITVQVEPVCGVGVFPKDQGEGVALPPSGASAAATVEVDAASQASEPASQASDEEDAPSTDIYF; this comes from the exons GTATGACCCAGAAGAAGGCTGGCCTTGCAGAG GCCCCCTTGGTGACAGGGCAGCCAGGCCCTGGCCATGGGAAGAAGCTGGGCCATCGAGGCGTGGATGCATCTGGAGAGACTACATATAAGAAG ACCACCTCGTCCACCCTGAAGGGTGCCATCCAGCTCGGGATCGGGTACACAGTGGGCAACCTGAGCTCCAAGCCGGAGCGTGATGTGCTCATGCAGGACTTCTACGTGGTGGAAAGCATCTTTTTTCCCAG TGAAGGGAGCAACCTCACCCCCGCCCACCACTTCCAGGACTTCCGCTTCAAGACCTATGCACCTGTTGCCTTCCGCTACTTCCGGGAGCTCTTTGGCATCCGTCCGGATGATTACTTG TACTCGCTGTGCAATGAGCCACTCATCGAGCTCTCCAACCCTGGTGCCAGCGGCTCTGTCTTCTATGTCACCAGCGACGATGAGTTCATCATCAAGACTGTCATGCATAAGGAAGCAGAGTTCCTGCAGAAACTGCTGCCTGGATACTACATG AACCTCAACCAGAACCCACGGACGCTGCTGCCCAAGTTCTATGGGCTGTACTGTGTGCAGTCTGGTGGCAAGAACATTCGCGTGGTGGTCATGAACAATGTGCTGCCCCGTGTCGTCAAGATGCACCTTAAGTTCGACCTCAAGGGCTCCACGTACAAGCGCAGGGCCagcaagaaggagaaggagaagagcctGCCCACCTACAAGGACCTGGACTTCATGCAGGACATGCCTGAGGGGCTGCTGCTGGACTCTGACACCTTCGGCGCCCTGGTTAAGACGCTGCAGCGAGACTGCCTG GTGTTGGAGAGCTTCAAGATAATGGACTACAGCCTGCTGCTGGGTGTGCACAACATTGATCAGCAGGAGCGGGAGCGCCAGGCTGAGGGCGCCCAGAGCAAGGCGGACGAGAAGCGACCCGTGGCCCAGAAGGCTCTGTATTCCACGGCCATGGAGTCCATCCAGGGCGGGGCTGCCCGTGGGGAGGCCATTGAGACAGATGACAC GATGGGTGGGATCCCAGCAGTGAATGGGCGCGGAGAGCGACTGCTCCTACACATCGGAATCATCGATATTCTGCAGTCCTACAG GTTCATCAAGAAGTTAGAACACACCTGGAAGGCCCTGGTCCATGATGGG GACACTGTCTCAGTGCACCGGCCCAGCTTCTATGCCGAGCGCTTCTTCAAGTTCATGAGCAGCACCGTCTTCCGGAAGAGTTCCT CCCTGAAGTCTTCTCCTTCCAAGAAAGGGCGTGGTGCCCTGCTGGCAGTCAAACCCCTGGGGCCCACTGCCGCCTTCTCAGCCAGCCAGATCCCCAGTGAGAGAGAAGATGTGCAGTACGACCTGCGGGGGGCCCGCAGCTACCCCACGCTGGAGGATGAAG GCCGGCCTGACCTCCTGCCCTGCACCCCACCGTCCTTTGAGGAAGCCACCACAGCCTCCATCGCCACCACCCTGTCATCCACCTCCCTCTCCATCCCAGAGCGGTCcccttcagacacatcagagcaGCCCCGGTACAG GCGGCGCACGCAGTCTTCAGGCCAGGATAGCCG GCCCCAGGAGGAGCCCCATGCAGAAGACCTGCAGAAGATAACTGTGCAGGTGGAGCCAGTGTGTGGTGTCGGGGTTTTCCCCAAGGATCAGGGTGAAGG AGTGGCGCTTCCCCCATCTGGGGCATCAGCTGCAGCCACTGTGGAAGTCGATGCTGCCAGCCAGGCCTCAGAGCCTGCCAGCCAGGCCTCAGATGAGGAGGATGCGCCCTCTACAGACATCTATTTT TAA
- the Pip5k1c gene encoding phosphatidylinositol 4-phosphate 5-kinase type-1 gamma isoform X2: protein MELEVPDEAESAEAEAVTAEAAWSAESGAAAGMTQKKAGLAEAPLVTGQPGPGHGKKLGHRGVDASGETTYKKTTSSTLKGAIQLGIGYTVGNLSSKPERDVLMQDFYVVESIFFPSEGSNLTPAHHFQDFRFKTYAPVAFRYFRELFGIRPDDYLYSLCNEPLIELSNPGASGSVFYVTSDDEFIIKTVMHKEAEFLQKLLPGYYMNLNQNPRTLLPKFYGLYCVQSGGKNIRVVVMNNVLPRVVKMHLKFDLKGSTYKRRASKKEKEKSLPTYKDLDFMQDMPEGLLLDSDTFGALVKTLQRDCLVLESFKIMDYSLLLGVHNIDQQERERQAEGAQSKADEKRPVAQKALYSTAMESIQGGAARGEAIETDDTMGGIPAVNGRGERLLLHIGIIDILQSYRFIKKLEHTWKALVHDGDTVSVHRPSFYAERFFKFMSSTVFRKSSSLKSSPSKKGRGALLAVKPLGPTAAFSASQIPSEREDVQYDLRGARSYPTLEDEGRPDLLPCTPPSFEEATTASIATTLSSTSLSIPERSPSDTSEQPRYRRRTQSSGQDSRPQEEPHAEDLQKITVQVEPVCGVGVFPKDQGEGVALPPSGASAAATVEVDAASQASEPASQASDEEDAPSTDIYFPTDERSWVYSPLHYSARPASDGESDT, encoded by the exons GTATGACCCAGAAGAAGGCTGGCCTTGCAGAG GCCCCCTTGGTGACAGGGCAGCCAGGCCCTGGCCATGGGAAGAAGCTGGGCCATCGAGGCGTGGATGCATCTGGAGAGACTACATATAAGAAG ACCACCTCGTCCACCCTGAAGGGTGCCATCCAGCTCGGGATCGGGTACACAGTGGGCAACCTGAGCTCCAAGCCGGAGCGTGATGTGCTCATGCAGGACTTCTACGTGGTGGAAAGCATCTTTTTTCCCAG TGAAGGGAGCAACCTCACCCCCGCCCACCACTTCCAGGACTTCCGCTTCAAGACCTATGCACCTGTTGCCTTCCGCTACTTCCGGGAGCTCTTTGGCATCCGTCCGGATGATTACTTG TACTCGCTGTGCAATGAGCCACTCATCGAGCTCTCCAACCCTGGTGCCAGCGGCTCTGTCTTCTATGTCACCAGCGACGATGAGTTCATCATCAAGACTGTCATGCATAAGGAAGCAGAGTTCCTGCAGAAACTGCTGCCTGGATACTACATG AACCTCAACCAGAACCCACGGACGCTGCTGCCCAAGTTCTATGGGCTGTACTGTGTGCAGTCTGGTGGCAAGAACATTCGCGTGGTGGTCATGAACAATGTGCTGCCCCGTGTCGTCAAGATGCACCTTAAGTTCGACCTCAAGGGCTCCACGTACAAGCGCAGGGCCagcaagaaggagaaggagaagagcctGCCCACCTACAAGGACCTGGACTTCATGCAGGACATGCCTGAGGGGCTGCTGCTGGACTCTGACACCTTCGGCGCCCTGGTTAAGACGCTGCAGCGAGACTGCCTG GTGTTGGAGAGCTTCAAGATAATGGACTACAGCCTGCTGCTGGGTGTGCACAACATTGATCAGCAGGAGCGGGAGCGCCAGGCTGAGGGCGCCCAGAGCAAGGCGGACGAGAAGCGACCCGTGGCCCAGAAGGCTCTGTATTCCACGGCCATGGAGTCCATCCAGGGCGGGGCTGCCCGTGGGGAGGCCATTGAGACAGATGACAC GATGGGTGGGATCCCAGCAGTGAATGGGCGCGGAGAGCGACTGCTCCTACACATCGGAATCATCGATATTCTGCAGTCCTACAG GTTCATCAAGAAGTTAGAACACACCTGGAAGGCCCTGGTCCATGATGGG GACACTGTCTCAGTGCACCGGCCCAGCTTCTATGCCGAGCGCTTCTTCAAGTTCATGAGCAGCACCGTCTTCCGGAAGAGTTCCT CCCTGAAGTCTTCTCCTTCCAAGAAAGGGCGTGGTGCCCTGCTGGCAGTCAAACCCCTGGGGCCCACTGCCGCCTTCTCAGCCAGCCAGATCCCCAGTGAGAGAGAAGATGTGCAGTACGACCTGCGGGGGGCCCGCAGCTACCCCACGCTGGAGGATGAAG GCCGGCCTGACCTCCTGCCCTGCACCCCACCGTCCTTTGAGGAAGCCACCACAGCCTCCATCGCCACCACCCTGTCATCCACCTCCCTCTCCATCCCAGAGCGGTCcccttcagacacatcagagcaGCCCCGGTACAG GCGGCGCACGCAGTCTTCAGGCCAGGATAGCCG GCCCCAGGAGGAGCCCCATGCAGAAGACCTGCAGAAGATAACTGTGCAGGTGGAGCCAGTGTGTGGTGTCGGGGTTTTCCCCAAGGATCAGGGTGAAGG AGTGGCGCTTCCCCCATCTGGGGCATCAGCTGCAGCCACTGTGGAAGTCGATGCTGCCAGCCAGGCCTCAGAGCCTGCCAGCCAGGCCTCAGATGAGGAGGATGCGCCCTCTACAGACATCTATTTT CCCACCGACGAGAGGAGCTGGGTGTACTCCCCGCTTCACTATAGCGCGCGGCCCGCCTCCGACGGTGAGAGCGACACA TAA
- the Pip5k1c gene encoding phosphatidylinositol 4-phosphate 5-kinase type-1 gamma isoform X1, producing the protein MELEVPDEAESAEAEAVTAEAAWSAESGAAAGMTQKKAGLAEAPLVTGQPGPGHGKKLGHRGVDASGETTYKKTTSSTLKGAIQLGIGYTVGNLSSKPERDVLMQDFYVVESIFFPSEGSNLTPAHHFQDFRFKTYAPVAFRYFRELFGIRPDDYLYSLCNEPLIELSNPGASGSVFYVTSDDEFIIKTVMHKEAEFLQKLLPGYYMNLNQNPRTLLPKFYGLYCVQSGGKNIRVVVMNNVLPRVVKMHLKFDLKGSTYKRRASKKEKEKSLPTYKDLDFMQDMPEGLLLDSDTFGALVKTLQRDCLVLESFKIMDYSLLLGVHNIDQQERERQAEGAQSKADEKRPVAQKALYSTAMESIQGGAARGEAIETDDTMGGIPAVNGRGERLLLHIGIIDILQSYRFIKKLEHTWKALVHDGDTVSVHRPSFYAERFFKFMSSTVFRKSSSLKSSPSKKGRGALLAVKPLGPTAAFSASQIPSEREDVQYDLRGARSYPTLEDEGRPDLLPCTPPSFEEATTASIATTLSSTSLSIPERSPSDTSEQPRYRRRTQSSGQDSRPQEEPHAEDLQKITVQVEPVCGVGVFPKDQGEGVALPPSGASAAATVEVDAASQASEPASQASDEEDAPSTDIYFFAHGRYWLFSPRRRQLRAVTPNHTGAPTDERSWVYSPLHYSARPASDGESDT; encoded by the exons GTATGACCCAGAAGAAGGCTGGCCTTGCAGAG GCCCCCTTGGTGACAGGGCAGCCAGGCCCTGGCCATGGGAAGAAGCTGGGCCATCGAGGCGTGGATGCATCTGGAGAGACTACATATAAGAAG ACCACCTCGTCCACCCTGAAGGGTGCCATCCAGCTCGGGATCGGGTACACAGTGGGCAACCTGAGCTCCAAGCCGGAGCGTGATGTGCTCATGCAGGACTTCTACGTGGTGGAAAGCATCTTTTTTCCCAG TGAAGGGAGCAACCTCACCCCCGCCCACCACTTCCAGGACTTCCGCTTCAAGACCTATGCACCTGTTGCCTTCCGCTACTTCCGGGAGCTCTTTGGCATCCGTCCGGATGATTACTTG TACTCGCTGTGCAATGAGCCACTCATCGAGCTCTCCAACCCTGGTGCCAGCGGCTCTGTCTTCTATGTCACCAGCGACGATGAGTTCATCATCAAGACTGTCATGCATAAGGAAGCAGAGTTCCTGCAGAAACTGCTGCCTGGATACTACATG AACCTCAACCAGAACCCACGGACGCTGCTGCCCAAGTTCTATGGGCTGTACTGTGTGCAGTCTGGTGGCAAGAACATTCGCGTGGTGGTCATGAACAATGTGCTGCCCCGTGTCGTCAAGATGCACCTTAAGTTCGACCTCAAGGGCTCCACGTACAAGCGCAGGGCCagcaagaaggagaaggagaagagcctGCCCACCTACAAGGACCTGGACTTCATGCAGGACATGCCTGAGGGGCTGCTGCTGGACTCTGACACCTTCGGCGCCCTGGTTAAGACGCTGCAGCGAGACTGCCTG GTGTTGGAGAGCTTCAAGATAATGGACTACAGCCTGCTGCTGGGTGTGCACAACATTGATCAGCAGGAGCGGGAGCGCCAGGCTGAGGGCGCCCAGAGCAAGGCGGACGAGAAGCGACCCGTGGCCCAGAAGGCTCTGTATTCCACGGCCATGGAGTCCATCCAGGGCGGGGCTGCCCGTGGGGAGGCCATTGAGACAGATGACAC GATGGGTGGGATCCCAGCAGTGAATGGGCGCGGAGAGCGACTGCTCCTACACATCGGAATCATCGATATTCTGCAGTCCTACAG GTTCATCAAGAAGTTAGAACACACCTGGAAGGCCCTGGTCCATGATGGG GACACTGTCTCAGTGCACCGGCCCAGCTTCTATGCCGAGCGCTTCTTCAAGTTCATGAGCAGCACCGTCTTCCGGAAGAGTTCCT CCCTGAAGTCTTCTCCTTCCAAGAAAGGGCGTGGTGCCCTGCTGGCAGTCAAACCCCTGGGGCCCACTGCCGCCTTCTCAGCCAGCCAGATCCCCAGTGAGAGAGAAGATGTGCAGTACGACCTGCGGGGGGCCCGCAGCTACCCCACGCTGGAGGATGAAG GCCGGCCTGACCTCCTGCCCTGCACCCCACCGTCCTTTGAGGAAGCCACCACAGCCTCCATCGCCACCACCCTGTCATCCACCTCCCTCTCCATCCCAGAGCGGTCcccttcagacacatcagagcaGCCCCGGTACAG GCGGCGCACGCAGTCTTCAGGCCAGGATAGCCG GCCCCAGGAGGAGCCCCATGCAGAAGACCTGCAGAAGATAACTGTGCAGGTGGAGCCAGTGTGTGGTGTCGGGGTTTTCCCCAAGGATCAGGGTGAAGG AGTGGCGCTTCCCCCATCTGGGGCATCAGCTGCAGCCACTGTGGAAGTCGATGCTGCCAGCCAGGCCTCAGAGCCTGCCAGCCAGGCCTCAGATGAGGAGGATGCGCCCTCTACAGACATCTATTTT TTCGCCCATGGGAGATACTGGCTTTTCTCTCCCCGTCGTCGCCAACTGCGGGCCGTGACACCAAACCACACAGGCGCT CCCACCGACGAGAGGAGCTGGGTGTACTCCCCGCTTCACTATAGCGCGCGGCCCGCCTCCGACGGTGAGAGCGACACA TAA